In the Apis cerana isolate GH-2021 linkage group LG7, AcerK_1.0, whole genome shotgun sequence genome, CATAAGTGGGTCACGAGCATGCGTGATGATACGTTCGACGAATCATGCATAACTGCGAAAATTACGTTTGTCggctcgattttttttttaagaaagaatcgTTGATCGGTGATCCTTATAATCATGAATTTATCAATCTTTATAATTACGTTATGCACGGTCGAACATTCTATAACTTAAATACGCATAACTCAAGGCACTCGATTTGTCAAATATTcggaattatcgaataaaatttagcGTAAATTAAGTTCGATTACATTCCAAATGATTTCCAAAAATACGATGGCTAATCTCTCTTCTATTTTCCACGCGTGACTCGTATCAGAATTGAAATACAATCGATTTTATCGACTCGTAAGTAGCACACAAGttagaaacataaatatttccataaagtCGAACCGCACATGAACCGCGATTCTGGAAAATCTGGACGAAAATCGAAACCTTTGATCAAGAATATACCCTGCGAATTTCTTTCACATAATTGCCCCCTTTCAttctcatattatttttcaataactaCGAACTCTCGAACAACCTCACGATCAACGACCGCAAATATTTCACACTAATAGCTCCCTACCAAACCAATAATAAAATCCGAAAACTATATATCACAGAATGTATACAAactaattgcaaaaaaataaacgaaatttttaccTTCCATACATTTGTCTTTCATCATTTATCTCTCCTTTTAATAGATTATCCcggcaatataatttaattataaatcagagAAAGAACGATGGGAGGGGGGGAGCCGCTGAATATCCCGAacgagtaattaaatatacgcgTTATCCCTGACCGAAGGATCGACGAAGTTACGAAGTCACGATATCTCATCTGAAACGACGATAGCTTCAAATCACCTCCTCGGTGTTCCGTTCACAACGAGAGAAGGAAACACCGATCGTTCATCGTTCGTGAACGCAGTCTTCTGAACAAATGTCTCCTGGACAAGCTCACTCGGGGTCGTGGTCGCGTTGAAGGCAGCGCACCATCCTCGAGCTGGTCTTTCGCTGGTGCACGGTGTTCCGTCAAGTGTTGACGGCTTGTCGAACGAACAGGTATTCCGAGAATTGTTGCCCCTCCACCCCGCCGCCGTTGCTCGCCACCACGCGAAATCCTGCGTTCAGAAGCCTGGTGATGGCCTGCACGGAATTGAGCTTGCAGTAACCGTTCAAGGGGAATCTGATGACGTGGCGGGCGTCCTGTTGGTGCCAGGCGACCCCTGATCGGGCGTCGATCACCGCCTGCGTCGTTTCCGGAAACACCTCGTCGAGGAGAGCCCGACCGCCCGAGAGCATCACTCGTTCACCGAGATCCGGGCTCACGTGGAGGGCGACGCACTCGTAATTGCAATTTCCCTCGTTGCCGCGAATTTTCTCGGAATCCCGGTTGCTCGGCACCGTTGTGCACCCTGTGCCGCGATTTCCTAGTTGATTGGTCGGCGGAGGGCTCGGGGACGAGGAGGACATGGTCGTCGTGCCCGTGGAACCGTTCTTTATCCGCTCCTTTTTCATTTGCTCCAATTGCCTGCACATCGCTGCAAGAGAACCAGTAGAGAGATGAGTTTGTCGCGCGGCACGTGGGTCGAAGGAGAGTGGAGGAGGTATGAGTGCGATCTATTCTCTTGGTTAGAAGGTTaacgatttttctataaaaagaacaaaaaactTTCCCTTTTCTCGTCTCACGGCtgaatttttgaacatttgaTCGAAATATCACTCAACGTTTCCGtatcctctctcctctccccaaGTGCAAAACATGTCGAGATTTTCGCGAGCGCGCTTTCGCCGTGGCCTCTCGAGGATAACTCATTTTAATCTTTCCCCGTAATGTTGCCCCggtattaatagtttaatggaaggaaaaaatgatCCGAGAATCGAAATTTATCGCCGTTTCGAACCATgatctctccttctttctttacaGAAGCTAAAAGAAGCTTGTGCTGATTTTTATacgagattattaaataataattacaataatgatTATCTTAACTCAAGGTATCCTCCTTCCTTTTAAAATCGACGCCTGATTGGATGAAACATCTATCGCGGTGTTAGCAGGATGTACCGATACGATAAATTTCTCTTACGCGCTATGTCGAAGTATCGCGCTTCTTCCAGCAGGAGATCCAGATCTGCGAAGTTGTCCGGTATCAGGAGACGGGAGTTTCTCATGAAGTTTAGGATGTGTCTGAACATGCCGCCGTCCCTGTCGATGAAGTAGTGTTGCTTCAGGGAGTCCAGCACGATGGGGATGCTTCCGTTGAATAATTTTGCCAATCTCGACTCTGGATACCTGAAGAAAATAGTTTGTACTTttagaaacaatatttaacatatattcttaataagcTAAAATCGCAAagtgacttttttttattcgcgattattatcgaaaatattattaaatatatctcacCAAATTCAcaggaattattattgaattattttattattaattattggaaatatatttcatcaagtTCGTACGAATATTTGAGAGGGATTAACTAATGATTCGTTCCGGTTTCGTTACatcgaaaaaagataaaatatgaaaatatgaaaatatgtcaCGATTGTTCTGGATTCGAAATCTGGTTACGTTTAATTTCACGATTAAAACGATGTCGTTCTTAACCACGTACACGGTCACGGTTTGTTATATCGCTTGTTGTTAAATCTCGTTGATCGGCTCGCTCGATAAATCGTTGACCAGTTTTACTTAAGGGTATACGTACTCGTGTACACAGCCCGGTTCTTGGTCACCGATGGTTATAAATTATGCTTTCTTATTGAAGAAGTCGCGTTGAGGCGAGGCAGGTGCCGATATTTCGGTCACCTGCCAAAAACGCTTCGAGTTATTCGAAGCGAGACCGTGAGGTAGCCGCAGctgttccaaaatttttcttaaccaATTTATGTATGCCTCCCTTGCTTCGACTTAATTGACGATTA is a window encoding:
- the LOC107999225 gene encoding BTB/POZ domain-containing protein Tiwaz isoform X1, producing the protein MFPSAQIKMSIFVRLLSPSSSPATSPTMSNSSSPTPPTPAAASYNQKMTGIPCVAAASRYTAPVHIDVGGTIYTSSLETLTKYPESRLAKLFNGSIPIVLDSLKQHYFIDRDGGMFRHILNFMRNSRLLIPDNFADLDLLLEEARYFDIAPMCRQLEQMKKERIKNGSTGTTTMSSSSPSPPPTNQLGNRGTGCTTVPSNRDSEKIRGNEGNCNYECVALHVSPDLGERVMLSGGRALLDEVFPETTQAVIDARSGVAWHQQDARHVIRFPLNGYCKLNSVQAITRLLNAGFRVVASNGGGVEGQQFSEYLFVRQAVNT
- the LOC107999225 gene encoding BTB/POZ domain-containing protein Tiwaz isoform X2 — encoded protein: MFPSAQIKMRLLSPSSSPATSPTMSNSSSPTPPTPAAASYNQKMTGIPCVAAASRYTAPVHIDVGGTIYTSSLETLTKYPESRLAKLFNGSIPIVLDSLKQHYFIDRDGGMFRHILNFMRNSRLLIPDNFADLDLLLEEARYFDIAPMCRQLEQMKKERIKNGSTGTTTMSSSSPSPPPTNQLGNRGTGCTTVPSNRDSEKIRGNEGNCNYECVALHVSPDLGERVMLSGGRALLDEVFPETTQAVIDARSGVAWHQQDARHVIRFPLNGYCKLNSVQAITRLLNAGFRVVASNGGGVEGQQFSEYLFVRQAVNT